One region of Candidatus Bathyarchaeia archaeon genomic DNA includes:
- a CDS encoding cytoplasmic protein, with translation METAIKKIRKKGFGVMKGVTPFTTKDELTAHAIDPAKTDHDKYKVIFENNRVRVYDYKDEPGDKTKLHHHKDFLLYALSPFKRKMTFTNGKTTTRELKQGETLWSDEQAHIGENIGDTNTHVLIIELKEPPPKHKK, from the coding sequence ATGGAAACAGCCATCAAGAAAATCAGGAAAAAAGGCTTCGGCGTTATGAAAGGAGTAACCCCGTTCACTACCAAAGACGAGCTAACTGCACATGCAATAGACCCAGCAAAAACCGACCATGATAAGTACAAAGTTATCTTCGAAAACAACCGCGTACGAGTCTACGACTACAAAGACGAACCCGGCGACAAAACAAAACTCCACCACCACAAAGACTTCCTACTATACGCGCTCAGCCCATTCAAACGAAAAATGACCTTCACCAACGGCAAAACCACAACACGAGAACTCAAGCAAGGCGAAACACTGTGGTCAGACGAACAAGCACACATCGGAGAAAACATCGGAGACACAAACACACACGTCCTTATCATCGAACTAAAAGAACCCCCACCCAAACACAAGAAGTAG